The Paenibacillus sp. YPG26 genome includes a window with the following:
- a CDS encoding MFS transporter, whose protein sequence is MSNLSVLRSPKHRKLLVSAGLSWMFDAMDVGILSFIIAALKVEWNLSPGQVGLLGSINSIGMVLGAALAGYFADRYGRKNILLWTLLIFSAASGLSALAASFTMLCVLRFVSGVGLGGELPVASTLVSESMPVQERGRAVVLLESFWAAGWILAALISYFVIPHYGWQAAFVIGALPALYAIYLRKAIDDSPRFEKMKSERRLGFREKLRLVWSAGNRKSTVMLWVLWFTVVLSYYGMFLWLPNVMMLKGFSLIKSFEYVLIMTVAQLPGYFTAAYFIEKFGRKFVLVGYLVLTALSAIWFGYSTSEGMLMAAGICLSFFNLGAWGGLYAYSPELYPTRIRSTGVGLATSIGRIGGVIGPLLVGGWIGAGEGVDRIFAFFFVTILVGAAAVLFLGKETKGLELQD, encoded by the coding sequence ATGAGTAACCTAAGTGTGTTGCGAAGTCCAAAGCATCGGAAGCTGCTGGTTAGTGCAGGGCTAAGCTGGATGTTCGATGCGATGGATGTTGGAATTTTGTCTTTTATTATCGCTGCATTAAAAGTGGAGTGGAACTTGTCACCAGGACAAGTCGGGCTCCTTGGAAGTATTAATTCAATTGGAATGGTGCTCGGGGCTGCGCTGGCCGGATACTTTGCTGACCGTTATGGCCGTAAAAATATTTTGCTGTGGACGCTTCTTATCTTCTCGGCAGCCAGCGGACTATCAGCCCTTGCGGCAAGCTTCACCATGCTCTGTGTGCTTAGATTTGTGTCTGGAGTAGGCTTAGGTGGGGAACTGCCGGTCGCTTCAACACTGGTATCCGAATCAATGCCTGTTCAAGAAAGAGGAAGAGCTGTAGTCCTGCTCGAAAGTTTCTGGGCAGCCGGATGGATACTTGCTGCGCTAATCTCTTATTTTGTAATTCCTCATTACGGCTGGCAGGCTGCTTTTGTTATCGGGGCTCTTCCGGCACTCTATGCCATATACCTTCGTAAGGCTATTGACGATTCGCCGCGGTTTGAGAAGATGAAGTCTGAACGAAGACTTGGCTTCCGGGAGAAATTGAGGCTTGTCTGGTCCGCGGGTAACCGTAAATCAACAGTCATGCTGTGGGTGCTGTGGTTCACGGTGGTACTGTCTTATTACGGCATGTTCTTATGGCTGCCCAATGTTATGATGCTGAAGGGCTTCAGCTTAATCAAGAGCTTTGAGTATGTTTTGATCATGACGGTGGCACAGCTTCCGGGTTATTTTACAGCAGCCTATTTCATTGAAAAGTTCGGACGCAAATTTGTTCTTGTAGGATACTTAGTCCTAACAGCTCTAAGTGCGATCTGGTTCGGATACTCTACCTCGGAAGGCATGCTTATGGCCGCGGGAATATGCTTGTCATTCTTCAATCTTGGTGCATGGGGTGGACTCTATGCGTATAGCCCAGAGCTGTACCCAACCCGGATTCGTTCCACTGGTGTAGGATTAGCTACTTCTATAGGACGGATTGGAGGAGTGATTGGACCTCTTTTAGTTGGCGGCTGGATCGGAGCTGGAGAGGGCGTTGACCGTATTTTTGCCTTTTTCTTTGTAACTATCTTAGTAGGGGCAGCAGCCGTCTTATTCCTTGGCAAGGAGACCAAGGGACTTGAACTGCAGGATTAG